The proteins below come from a single Cupriavidus pauculus genomic window:
- a CDS encoding aldolase — MADTMQLSKSEIVATELRKMQTELRAEKLPLREAVAETCRILFAFGHDSGLSGQITARAEKPGTYWTQRLGLGFDEITAANLLLVDEDLRVLEGAGMPNPANRFHSWLYRARPDLNCIVHSHAPHASALAMLEVPLVISHMDTCVLYDQVAFLEKWPGIPVGNEEGEIISGALGDKKAILLSHHGLLVGGASVEEACVIGVMFERAARLHLLAMAAGEIKPIDPELGREAQRWVSTQKRFEATFAYYSRRAGRELPIR, encoded by the coding sequence ATGGCCGATACCATGCAACTGAGCAAGAGCGAGATCGTCGCGACCGAACTCAGGAAGATGCAGACCGAACTGCGCGCGGAAAAGCTGCCGCTGCGCGAAGCGGTGGCGGAGACCTGCCGCATCCTGTTCGCATTCGGGCACGACTCGGGCCTGTCCGGGCAAATCACCGCGCGCGCGGAAAAGCCCGGTACCTACTGGACGCAGCGTCTGGGTCTCGGTTTCGACGAGATTACCGCCGCGAATCTGCTGCTCGTGGACGAGGATCTGCGCGTGCTCGAAGGCGCGGGCATGCCGAACCCGGCCAACCGTTTCCACTCCTGGCTCTACCGTGCGCGTCCGGACCTCAACTGCATCGTGCATTCGCACGCGCCGCATGCATCGGCGCTGGCGATGCTCGAAGTGCCGCTCGTGATTTCGCATATGGATACATGCGTGCTCTACGACCAGGTCGCGTTCCTCGAAAAATGGCCGGGCATTCCGGTCGGCAACGAGGAGGGCGAGATCATCTCCGGCGCGCTGGGCGACAAGAAGGCCATTCTGCTGTCGCACCACGGGCTGCTCGTCGGTGGCGCGTCGGTGGAAGAAGCGTGCGTGATCGGCGTGATGTTCGAGCGCGCGGCGCGCCTGCACCTGCTGGCGATGGCCGCCGGCGAGATCAAGCCCATCGATCCGGAACTCGGTCGCGAGGCGCAGCGATGGGTCAGCACGCAGAAGCGGTTCGAGGCGACGTTCGCGTATTACTCGCGCCGCGCCGGGCGCGAACTGCCGATCCGTTAA
- a CDS encoding acyl-CoA dehydrogenase family protein — protein MNFELSEEHQAFAESVRRFAQDKLAPGALERAHSPHYPWDAARMIAEQGLLGIAFSEEDGGQGGTLMHAVIAIQEVALVCPKSADIVQAGNFGPIRTFVEYATPEQKQRFLPDLLAGKKLIALGMTEPEAGSAVTELKTSAKRDGDHYVINGSKIFSTHSPEAELFLIYVRFGPGVGGIGSVLVERGAPGFQIGEPSRFMSGEEWCQLYFEDCRIPADNLLLGEGGFKRQISGFNVERLGNSSRSLALGRHCFNIAREHAKIRKQFGRELCEFQGIQWKFAEMALKLESAQLLLYRAAMEGEHGLPSAHSTAMAKLACNQAGWEVANESLQVMGGMGYSQESIVEYCLRRTRGWMIAGGSIEVLKNRIAEGVFERTFSQRAPKA, from the coding sequence ATGAATTTCGAGCTCAGCGAAGAACATCAGGCGTTTGCGGAATCGGTGCGCCGCTTCGCTCAGGACAAGCTTGCCCCGGGCGCGCTGGAACGCGCGCATTCGCCGCACTACCCGTGGGACGCCGCGCGCATGATCGCGGAGCAGGGCCTGCTCGGCATCGCGTTCTCGGAAGAAGACGGCGGCCAGGGCGGCACGCTCATGCATGCGGTCATCGCCATCCAGGAAGTGGCGCTCGTCTGCCCCAAGAGCGCGGACATCGTGCAGGCCGGCAACTTCGGCCCCATCCGCACATTCGTCGAATATGCAACGCCGGAACAGAAGCAGCGCTTCCTGCCCGACCTGCTCGCGGGCAAGAAGCTGATCGCGCTCGGCATGACCGAACCCGAAGCGGGCTCGGCCGTGACCGAACTCAAGACGTCGGCGAAGCGCGATGGCGATCACTACGTCATCAACGGCAGCAAGATCTTCTCGACGCACAGCCCGGAAGCCGAACTGTTCCTGATCTACGTGCGCTTCGGCCCGGGCGTGGGCGGAATCGGCTCGGTGCTGGTGGAGCGCGGCGCGCCGGGTTTCCAGATCGGCGAGCCGTCCAGGTTCATGAGCGGCGAGGAATGGTGCCAGCTGTATTTCGAGGACTGCCGCATTCCGGCGGACAACCTGCTGCTGGGCGAAGGCGGCTTCAAGCGCCAGATCTCGGGCTTCAACGTCGAACGCCTCGGCAACTCGTCGCGCTCGCTCGCGCTGGGCCGCCACTGCTTCAATATCGCCCGCGAACACGCGAAGATCCGCAAGCAGTTCGGCCGCGAGCTATGCGAGTTCCAGGGCATCCAGTGGAAGTTCGCCGAGATGGCGCTCAAGCTCGAGTCGGCGCAGCTGCTGCTGTATCGCGCCGCCATGGAAGGCGAACACGGCCTGCCGTCGGCACACAGCACCGCCATGGCCAAGCTGGCCTGCAATCAGGCCGGGTGGGAGGTCGCGAACGAGTCGCTGCAGGTCATGGGCGGCATGGGCTATAGCCAGGAATCGATCGTCGAATACTGCCTGCGCCGCACACGCGGCTGGATGATCGCCGGCGGGTCCATCGAGGTGCTCAAGAACCGGATTGCCGAGGGCGTGTTCGAGCGTACGTTCTCGCAGCGCGCACCCAAAGCCTAG
- a CDS encoding helix-turn-helix domain-containing protein, with translation MTSKQDSSATRSATSSAASSAANIAERLAELRKLNGLTLEELATRASLTKSYLSKLERGLSSPTIATVLKLAEALGVTVDQLIAKPDRANEILHVTPADRVPFSPSAERDGYLYEAIATARADKTMNPFIMSPPFTINEKQPLASHAGEELIFVVQGEMEVLFEHRTVRMKAGDSLYFNASIPHRSRSVGKKQAQALVVVGDRKKDPIGLK, from the coding sequence ATGACCAGCAAGCAGGACTCCAGCGCCACCCGCAGCGCCACCAGCAGCGCCGCCAGCAGTGCCGCCAATATCGCCGAGCGCCTCGCCGAGCTCCGCAAGCTCAATGGCCTCACGCTCGAAGAGCTCGCCACGCGCGCGTCGCTGACCAAGAGCTATCTCTCCAAGCTGGAACGCGGGCTCTCGTCGCCCACTATCGCCACCGTGCTCAAGCTTGCCGAAGCGCTCGGCGTGACCGTCGATCAGCTCATCGCCAAGCCCGATCGCGCGAACGAGATCCTGCACGTGACGCCCGCCGATCGCGTGCCCTTCAGCCCTTCGGCGGAACGAGACGGCTATCTTTACGAAGCGATCGCCACCGCGCGCGCGGACAAGACGATGAACCCGTTCATCATGAGTCCGCCGTTCACGATCAACGAGAAGCAGCCCCTTGCCAGCCACGCGGGCGAAGAACTGATCTTCGTCGTGCAGGGCGAAATGGAAGTCCTGTTCGAGCATCGCACCGTGCGCATGAAGGCAGGCGATTCGCTGTACTTCAACGCGTCGATTCCGCATCGCTCCCGCTCGGTGGGCAAGAAGCAGGCGCAGGCACTCGTCGTGGTAGGCGATCGAAAGAAAGACCCAATCGGTCTGAAGTGA
- a CDS encoding Bug family tripartite tricarboxylate transporter substrate binding protein, which yields MKDSRPSLRRRALIAATLVAGIAVTGAAGTALASDARWPTKAVSVVVPFPAGGSTDTIARMLAQPLNEKLGQPFVIDNRPGATGAIGATFVKRAPADGYTMMVASIGVYAVNPFLQKNLAYDPAKDFDLLTVAVRAPNVLVANPGFPARSLPELVAYMKKNPGKVTFANSGAGSSDHLTAALFWQKSGAQGLHVPYKGGAPAISDLLAGQVDVSFQNVNAVLQHIRSGKLKALAVTSEKRSAVLPDVPTMAEGGVKDVEVYSWQAAAAPKGLPADVKTRLHGAIVSALKDEGMQKKLSEQGFEVVANTPEQFVQFEQQELKRWKEVIEKGGITME from the coding sequence ATGAAAGATTCCCGCCCCTCGTTGCGCCGCCGCGCGCTGATTGCCGCCACGCTGGTCGCCGGCATTGCCGTCACGGGCGCGGCCGGCACGGCACTGGCGTCCGACGCCAGGTGGCCGACCAAGGCCGTCTCGGTGGTGGTGCCGTTCCCGGCCGGCGGTTCCACCGACACGATCGCGCGCATGCTCGCGCAGCCGCTCAACGAGAAGCTCGGCCAGCCGTTCGTGATCGATAACCGTCCGGGTGCCACGGGCGCGATCGGTGCGACGTTCGTCAAACGCGCGCCGGCCGACGGCTACACGATGATGGTGGCATCGATCGGCGTGTATGCGGTCAACCCGTTCCTGCAGAAGAATCTTGCCTACGATCCGGCCAAGGATTTCGACCTGCTGACCGTGGCCGTGCGCGCGCCGAACGTGCTGGTGGCCAATCCGGGCTTCCCGGCCAGGTCGCTGCCGGAGCTCGTGGCCTATATGAAGAAGAACCCGGGCAAGGTGACGTTCGCCAACTCGGGTGCCGGTTCGTCGGACCACCTGACGGCGGCGCTGTTCTGGCAGAAGAGCGGGGCGCAGGGGCTGCACGTGCCGTACAAGGGCGGCGCACCGGCGATCTCAGATCTGCTGGCCGGGCAGGTAGACGTGTCGTTCCAGAACGTGAACGCGGTGCTGCAGCATATCCGCTCGGGCAAGCTCAAGGCGCTGGCCGTGACGTCGGAGAAGCGCTCGGCGGTGCTGCCGGACGTGCCGACGATGGCGGAGGGCGGCGTCAAGGACGTGGAAGTGTATTCGTGGCAGGCCGCCGCGGCGCCGAAGGGTCTGCCGGCCGACGTGAAGACGCGCCTGCATGGCGCCATCGTGAGCGCGCTCAAGGATGAGGGCATGCAGAAGAAGCTGAGCGAACAGGGCTTCGAGGTCGTGGCCAACACGCCGGAGCAGTTCGTCCAGTTCGAGCAGCAGGAACTCAAGCGCTGGAAGGAAGTGATCGAGAAGGGCGGCATCACGATGGAGTGA
- the gudD gene encoding glucarate dehydratase — protein sequence MQQTSHPATPVVTELTVVPVAGHDSMLMNLSGAHGPYFTRNIVILKDSAGNIGVGEVPGGEGIRQTLEDARPLVVGQPIGQYQAIQNKVREAFASRDAGGRGLQTFDLRITIHAVTALEAALLDLLGKHLQVPVAALLGEGQQRDAVEMLGYLFYVGDRKRTPLDYRTEPDADNAWFRVRNEEAMTPEGVVRLAEAAFERYGFNDFKLKGGVFSGDEEMEAIVALAERFPRARITLDPNGAWALKEAVRLCRDKHGVLAYAEDPCGAEEGYSGREIMAEFRQATGLPTATNMIATDWRQMGHAMRLHSVDIPLADPHFWTMQGSVRVAQMCSEWGLTWGSHSNNHFDISLAMFTHVAAAAPGRVTAIDTHWIWQDGQRLTRDPLKIEGGLVQVPKTPGLGVELDMDALARAHELYKQKGLGARDDAITMQYLIPNWKFNNKAPCMVR from the coding sequence GTGCAACAGACTTCGCATCCAGCTACCCCAGTCGTGACCGAACTGACCGTCGTGCCGGTCGCGGGTCATGACAGCATGCTGATGAACCTTTCCGGCGCGCATGGCCCTTACTTCACGCGAAATATCGTCATCCTCAAGGACAGCGCGGGCAATATTGGCGTGGGAGAGGTGCCCGGCGGCGAGGGCATCCGCCAGACGCTCGAGGACGCGCGGCCACTCGTCGTCGGCCAGCCCATCGGCCAGTACCAGGCCATCCAGAACAAGGTGCGCGAGGCGTTCGCGAGCCGCGACGCCGGCGGCCGCGGTCTGCAGACGTTCGACCTGCGCATCACGATTCACGCCGTGACGGCGCTCGAGGCCGCGCTGCTCGACCTGCTGGGCAAGCATCTGCAGGTGCCCGTGGCCGCGCTGCTCGGCGAAGGTCAGCAGCGCGACGCGGTGGAGATGCTCGGCTATCTGTTCTACGTCGGGGACCGCAAGCGCACGCCGCTCGACTATCGCACCGAGCCCGATGCCGACAATGCATGGTTCCGCGTGCGTAACGAGGAAGCGATGACGCCGGAAGGCGTGGTGCGCCTGGCCGAGGCGGCCTTCGAACGTTACGGCTTCAACGATTTCAAGCTCAAGGGCGGTGTGTTCAGCGGCGACGAGGAGATGGAAGCCATCGTCGCGCTGGCCGAGCGCTTTCCGAGGGCCCGCATCACGCTCGATCCGAACGGCGCATGGGCGCTCAAGGAGGCGGTGCGGCTGTGCCGCGACAAGCATGGCGTGCTGGCTTATGCCGAGGACCCGTGCGGTGCCGAGGAGGGCTATTCGGGCCGCGAGATCATGGCCGAGTTTCGCCAGGCCACGGGCCTGCCCACGGCGACCAACATGATCGCGACCGACTGGCGCCAGATGGGCCATGCGATGCGTCTGCACTCCGTGGACATTCCGCTTGCGGACCCGCACTTCTGGACCATGCAGGGTTCGGTGCGCGTGGCGCAGATGTGCTCGGAGTGGGGCCTGACGTGGGGCTCGCACTCGAACAACCACTTCGATATCTCGCTGGCGATGTTTACGCATGTGGCCGCCGCGGCGCCGGGCCGCGTGACGGCCATCGACACGCACTGGATCTGGCAGGACGGCCAGCGCCTGACGCGCGATCCGCTCAAGATCGAGGGCGGCCTCGTGCAGGTGCCGAAGACACCGGGCCTCGGCGTGGAACTCGATATGGACGCGCTGGCCCGCGCGCACGAGCTGTACAAGCAGAAGGGCCTCGGCGCGCGCGACGACGCGATCACGATGCAGTACCTGATTCCGAACTGGAAGTTCAACAACAAGGCGCCCTGCATGGTCCGCTGA
- the gcvA gene encoding transcriptional regulator GcvA, translated as MARRIPPLNPLRVFEVVARTQNLTLAAQELHVSQSAVSRQIATLESYLGVELFRRERHGVTLTRAGQGYAAEIVPAFDAVANATAKLLRSTSQGALRVRTYTTFAAKWLIPRLPDFQQQYPSIEVRIDNATPDVDFDRDPADVAIQFGDGRWARMAADHLFDDEIEPVCTPAYLDQHRGKRNKLEPLLQHRLLVSHYRRRDWDDWLALAGLEAAAQRTERMSFNSSVLTWQAALDGLGIAIGQSAMLEAELASGRLVRPFARPLRREMAYYLVRPRTQRESRKVGVFRDWLLDTVAREAGRGD; from the coding sequence ATGGCACGGCGCATTCCCCCGCTGAACCCGCTGCGCGTCTTCGAAGTCGTGGCGCGCACGCAGAACCTGACGCTCGCCGCGCAGGAGCTCCATGTCTCGCAGTCCGCGGTGAGCCGGCAGATTGCCACGCTCGAGTCCTACCTTGGCGTGGAACTGTTCCGGCGCGAGCGGCATGGCGTGACGCTGACGCGTGCGGGGCAGGGGTATGCGGCGGAGATCGTGCCGGCGTTCGATGCGGTGGCTAATGCCACCGCGAAGCTGCTGCGCAGCACGTCGCAGGGCGCATTGCGCGTGCGCACGTACACCACGTTCGCGGCCAAATGGCTGATTCCGCGGCTGCCGGACTTCCAGCAGCAATATCCAAGCATCGAGGTGCGCATCGACAATGCGACGCCCGACGTCGATTTCGATCGGGATCCGGCCGACGTGGCGATTCAGTTCGGCGATGGACGCTGGGCGCGCATGGCGGCCGACCATCTGTTCGACGACGAGATCGAACCCGTATGCACGCCCGCATATCTGGACCAGCATCGTGGCAAGCGCAACAAGCTCGAACCGCTGCTCCAGCATCGGTTGCTGGTATCGCACTATCGCCGCCGCGACTGGGACGACTGGCTCGCACTGGCCGGGCTGGAAGCGGCGGCGCAGCGCACCGAGCGCATGAGCTTCAATAGCTCGGTGCTCACGTGGCAGGCGGCACTGGACGGGCTGGGCATTGCCATCGGCCAGTCGGCCATGCTCGAGGCCGAACTGGCGTCGGGGCGTCTGGTGCGCCCGTTCGCGCGGCCGCTGCGCCGGGAGATGGCCTACTATCTGGTGCGGCCCCGCACGCAGCGTGAATCGCGGAAGGTCGGCGTCTTCCGCGACTGGCTGCTGGATACCGTCGCTCGCGAGGCGGGCCGCGGCGACTAG
- a CDS encoding SDR family NAD(P)-dependent oxidoreductase — MTPSSSKIAIVTGASRGLGRNTALAIARSGGDVIVTYQRSAAEADAVVAQIAAMGRKARALQLDTGNIASFAAFAEQLRAALRETWQRDTFDHLVNNAGHGEYALIADTTEAQFDSLVNVHFKGVYFLTQALLPLIADGGRIVNLSSGLTRVSFPGYGAYAAVKAAVEVLSVYMAKELGARGIAVNTVAPGAIETDFGGGAVRDNAEINKLFADMTALGRAGVPDDIGPMIAGLLSESNRWVNAQRIEVSGGQGI, encoded by the coding sequence ATGACCCCATCCTCGAGCAAGATCGCCATCGTCACCGGCGCCAGCCGCGGCCTCGGCCGCAATACCGCGCTCGCCATCGCCCGCAGCGGCGGCGACGTGATCGTGACCTACCAGCGCAGCGCGGCGGAAGCCGACGCCGTGGTCGCGCAGATCGCGGCCATGGGCCGCAAGGCGCGCGCGCTGCAGCTCGATACCGGCAATATCGCGAGCTTCGCGGCGTTCGCGGAACAGCTGCGTGCCGCGTTGCGCGAAACGTGGCAGCGCGACACGTTCGACCACCTCGTCAACAACGCGGGCCACGGCGAGTACGCGCTGATCGCGGACACCACCGAGGCGCAGTTCGACAGCCTCGTCAACGTGCACTTCAAGGGCGTCTATTTCCTGACGCAGGCGCTGCTGCCGCTGATCGCCGACGGCGGACGCATCGTCAATCTGTCGAGCGGCCTCACGCGGGTATCGTTCCCCGGCTACGGCGCGTATGCGGCGGTCAAGGCCGCGGTCGAGGTGCTGTCGGTCTATATGGCGAAGGAACTCGGTGCGCGCGGCATTGCCGTGAATACCGTGGCGCCGGGTGCAATCGAGACCGATTTCGGTGGCGGCGCCGTGCGCGACAATGCCGAGATCAACAAGCTGTTTGCCGATATGACGGCGCTGGGCCGCGCGGGCGTACCCGACGATATCGGGCCGATGATCGCGGGGCTGCTGTCGGAGAGCAACCGCTGGGTCAATGCGCAGCGGATCGAGGTGTCCGGCGGGCAAGGCATCTGA
- a CDS encoding Bug family tripartite tricarboxylate transporter substrate binding protein — MRPHRSCLHAVALACAALTLSGAAAAQGAYPDRPITLVVPFGAGGITDLVARATGKALSEQLGQSIVVENRPGAGGNIAADYVRRARPDGYTLLFATVGVLAVNPHTDVKVNFNSAKDFTYVSLVGSTPHVLVVGPSVTVKTLPDLIKLAKAKPDSLSVGTAGVGSSPYQGMKILEEGSKVQFLHVPFKSGSESVTNVASGQVDLTFEASPQVMPFVTSGKLRALAVANPQRLSTAPDVPSTAELGYPGIVSGSVAGVVGPAGLDAEVVKKLNSAIVTAVANPKFKAVLVAQGTEPTASTPEQFRQMIGNEDRRWSALLKSEARN; from the coding sequence GTGCGCCCCCACCGTTCCTGTCTGCATGCCGTCGCGCTGGCATGCGCCGCGCTCACGCTAAGTGGCGCGGCCGCCGCCCAAGGCGCCTATCCCGATCGCCCGATCACGCTCGTGGTGCCATTCGGCGCCGGCGGCATCACCGACCTGGTGGCGCGCGCCACCGGCAAGGCGCTGTCCGAGCAGCTCGGCCAGTCCATCGTCGTGGAAAACCGTCCAGGCGCAGGCGGCAATATCGCCGCCGACTACGTGCGCCGCGCCAGGCCTGACGGCTACACGCTGCTGTTCGCGACGGTCGGCGTGCTGGCGGTCAATCCGCATACCGACGTCAAGGTCAACTTCAATAGCGCGAAAGACTTCACGTACGTGTCGCTCGTCGGTTCCACGCCGCACGTGCTCGTGGTGGGCCCCAGCGTCACGGTCAAGACGCTGCCCGATCTGATCAAGCTGGCGAAGGCGAAGCCGGACAGCCTTAGCGTGGGCACCGCCGGCGTTGGCAGCTCGCCGTACCAGGGCATGAAGATCCTGGAGGAGGGGTCGAAGGTCCAGTTCCTGCACGTGCCGTTCAAGAGCGGCTCCGAGTCGGTGACCAACGTGGCATCGGGGCAGGTCGATCTGACGTTCGAAGCCTCGCCGCAGGTCATGCCGTTCGTGACCTCGGGCAAATTGCGCGCGCTGGCGGTGGCCAATCCGCAACGGCTGTCGACGGCGCCCGACGTGCCGTCCACGGCCGAACTCGGCTATCCCGGTATCGTGTCGGGCTCGGTCGCGGGCGTGGTCGGACCGGCCGGCCTCGATGCCGAGGTGGTCAAGAAGCTCAATTCGGCCATCGTGACCGCGGTGGCCAATCCGAAGTTCAAGGCCGTGCTCGTGGCGCAGGGCACGGAGCCGACGGCATCCACGCCGGAGCAGTTCCGCCAGATGATCGGCAACGAGGACCGCCGCTGGTCGGCGCTGCTCAAGTCCGAGGCCAGGAACTAG
- a CDS encoding methyl-accepting chemotaxis protein, whose product MITTARLFQPAYFPAAFGAFGALVTVGASGGSIAGIVGALPLVAIGTAATWHARRQQASDMATRRALLADMHDFSAALSPVWAAHIESSRSQMEDAITALSARFAGIVTRLGQTLQQSGSHDGGTADGAAQAVYTASQQQLQGVVDSLREAMAGKAHMLTKIQDLQAFIGELQDMADGVSRIAHQTNLLAINATIEAAHAGELGRGFSQVAQEVRALSRMSGETGRQIASKISVINAAIEETRKAADASRTQEDHVMTDSEQRIQDVLSRFDGLTHTLAQSAEMLREESRGIQVEVNEALVQLQFQDRVSQILSHVRDNIDRVPAVVQEHVADCERGEDAPLRADGLLRELEATYAMASERAVHHGTKNSGGATAAAPASAPAAAAAAAAQHDDITFF is encoded by the coding sequence ATGATCACCACAGCCCGGCTGTTCCAGCCTGCGTATTTCCCCGCCGCGTTCGGCGCCTTCGGCGCGCTCGTCACGGTGGGTGCATCCGGCGGCAGCATCGCCGGCATCGTCGGCGCGTTGCCCCTCGTCGCGATCGGCACCGCCGCCACATGGCACGCACGACGTCAGCAGGCCAGCGACATGGCCACACGGCGCGCGCTGCTCGCCGACATGCACGACTTCAGTGCCGCGCTGTCGCCAGTGTGGGCCGCCCACATCGAATCCTCCCGCAGTCAGATGGAAGACGCGATTACCGCGCTGAGCGCGCGTTTCGCGGGCATCGTCACGCGCCTCGGCCAGACGCTGCAACAGTCGGGCAGCCACGACGGCGGCACCGCCGACGGTGCCGCGCAGGCCGTCTACACCGCGAGCCAGCAGCAGTTGCAGGGCGTGGTCGACTCGCTGCGCGAGGCGATGGCCGGCAAGGCGCATATGCTGACGAAGATCCAGGATCTGCAGGCCTTTATCGGCGAACTGCAGGACATGGCGGACGGCGTCTCGCGCATCGCGCACCAGACGAACCTGCTTGCGATCAACGCCACCATCGAGGCCGCGCACGCCGGCGAACTCGGCAGAGGCTTCAGCCAGGTCGCGCAGGAAGTGCGCGCGCTGTCGCGCATGTCCGGCGAAACCGGCCGGCAGATTGCCAGCAAGATCTCCGTCATCAATGCCGCGATCGAAGAAACGCGCAAGGCCGCCGACGCGTCGCGCACGCAGGAGGACCACGTCATGACGGACTCCGAGCAGCGGATTCAGGATGTGCTCAGCCGCTTCGATGGCCTGACCCACACGCTGGCCCAATCGGCGGAAATGCTGCGCGAAGAGAGCCGCGGCATCCAGGTGGAAGTCAACGAGGCCCTCGTGCAACTCCAGTTTCAGGATCGCGTGAGCCAGATCCTGAGCCATGTGCGCGACAACATCGATCGCGTGCCCGCGGTCGTGCAGGAACACGTGGCCGATTGCGAGCGCGGCGAGGATGCACCGCTGCGGGCGGACGGCCTGCTGCGGGAACTCGAGGCGACCTATGCGATGGCGAGCGAGCGCGCGGTCCATCACGGCACCAAGAATTCCGGCGGCGCGACCGCTGCCGCACCCGCATCCGCACCGGCCGCGGCCGCGGCCGCGGCCGCGCAGCACGACGACATTACTTTCTTCTGA
- a CDS encoding LacI family DNA-binding transcriptional regulator, whose product MPRTPSPSIPAQNIRVTLKDVASVAGVSAMTVSRVLNAPDTISAATVARVREAIASTGYVPNSAAKALRSSKSRLIAAVLPTLTGSVFLDTIGALTAALARRGYQLMVGQSGYSAIGEDQLITDIISRRPDGIVLTGVVHTDEGRRRLLASGIPIVETWDLTPEPLDVLVGFSHEAVGREVSRFLVGKGRRRLALIGGDDVRSKRRWTAFAKSARALGVPAPVARFVSAPTTLAHGRETLRALLAEHPDVDAIFCSSDALALGVLIEARAQGIDVPKQLAVIGFGDLNFSAQLDPALTTVRIDGPRIGELAAHCIVARALGEPLDERIIDVGFTIVEREST is encoded by the coding sequence ATGCCTCGCACCCCATCCCCTTCCATTCCGGCTCAGAACATCCGCGTCACGCTCAAGGACGTGGCGAGCGTCGCGGGGGTATCGGCCATGACGGTATCGCGCGTGCTCAACGCGCCCGATACCATCTCCGCGGCCACGGTGGCCAGGGTACGCGAAGCCATTGCGAGCACGGGCTACGTGCCCAACAGCGCCGCCAAGGCCCTGCGCTCGAGCAAGAGCCGGCTGATCGCGGCCGTGCTGCCCACGCTGACGGGCTCCGTGTTCCTCGATACCATCGGCGCGCTCACGGCCGCACTGGCCCGGCGCGGCTACCAGCTCATGGTGGGCCAGAGCGGCTATAGCGCGATTGGCGAAGACCAGCTGATTACCGACATCATTTCCCGGCGTCCGGACGGTATCGTGCTGACGGGCGTCGTTCATACCGACGAGGGCCGCCGCCGGTTGCTGGCATCGGGTATCCCGATCGTCGAGACATGGGACCTCACGCCCGAACCGCTGGACGTGCTGGTGGGCTTCTCGCACGAAGCGGTGGGCCGCGAGGTGAGCCGCTTTCTGGTCGGCAAGGGCCGCCGGAGGCTGGCGCTGATCGGCGGTGACGACGTGCGTTCCAAACGGCGCTGGACCGCCTTCGCGAAATCCGCGCGCGCGCTCGGGGTGCCCGCACCGGTCGCCCGCTTCGTGTCCGCGCCCACGACGCTCGCGCACGGCCGCGAAACGCTGCGCGCATTGCTTGCCGAACATCCGGACGTGGATGCCATTTTCTGCAGTTCGGACGCGCTCGCGCTGGGCGTGCTGATCGAAGCGCGCGCGCAGGGCATCGACGTGCCGAAGCAACTGGCTGTGATCGGCTTCGGCGACCTCAACTTCTCCGCCCAGCTGGACCCCGCGCTGACGACGGTACGCATCGACGGCCCCCGCATCGGCGAACTCGCGGCCCACTGCATCGTGGCCCGCGCGCTCGGCGAGCCGCTCGACGAACGCATCATCGACGTCGGCTTCACGATCGTCGAACGCGAGAGCACCTGA